A region from the Hypomesus transpacificus isolate Combined female chromosome 11, fHypTra1, whole genome shotgun sequence genome encodes:
- the cuedc2 gene encoding CUE domain-containing protein 2, whose translation MDLHKIIHDALHEFIQTYIPGADLSTLDDVLLSYITGVLEDLGSQESVEENFDVEVFAEMLEAYIPGFAEIDSVKVCEMMFSLASKLATARSSEKSAPTAGFEDLPLKLSPISTVPPPRETNHQMTQIEGATAKITIPEFEAQEQHLLEMFPKCSLSDARSALSIAKGDMEEAVRLIIEGDVQFSPSPLNVHHGKIVSRQGDQKMKESILEKYMLVDREDDKKTHRPVVPKEAPKKLVRYHSNQVVTTKGERYHLVKKEDSEEMKKTYVSIKPARKYRFH comes from the exons ATGGACCTTCACAAGATAATCCACGATGCATTGCATGAGTTCATACAGACATACATTCCTGGTGCAGACCTCAG CACCTTGGATGATGTACTTTTGTCCTACATTACTGGAGTTTTGGAGGATCTGGGTTCTCAGGAGAGTGTGGAAGAGAACTTTGACGTGGAGGTGTTTGCTGAGATGCTAGAGGCCTATATCCCTGGCTTTGCTGAAATTGACAG TGTCAAAGTCTGTGAGATGATGTTCAGCCTGGCCTCAAAATTAGCCACAGCCCGAAGTTCAG AAAAGAGTGCACCTACGGCTGGTTTTGAAGATTTACCTTTAAAGCTCAGCCCCATCTCTACTGTTCCACCGCCAAGAGAAACAAATCATCAGATGACACAGATAGAGGGTGCCACCGCAAAG ATAACCATCCCTGAATTTGAGGCTCAGGAGCAGCACCTCCTAGAAATGTTCCCCAagtgcagcctatcagatgccAGGAGTGCCCTGTCCATCGCAAAGGGAGATATGGAGGAAGCTGTGCGCCTCATCATCGAGGGAGATGTCCAGTttagcccctcccctctcaat GTACACCATGGGAAGATTGTGTCTCGACAAGGAGACCAGAAAATGAAGGAGAGCATCCTGGAGAA ATACATGCTGGTGGACAGAGAGGATGATAAGAAAACTCACAGGCCAGTTGTACCCAAAGAG GCCCCCAAAAAGCTTGTGCGTTACCACAGCAACCAGGTGGTGACCACCAAAGGAGAGCGTTACCACCTTGTGAAGAAGGAGGATTCCGAGGAGATGAAGAAGACTTATGTCAGCATCAAGCCTGCTCGTAAATACAGATTCCATTGA